One part of the Salinivirga cyanobacteriivorans genome encodes these proteins:
- a CDS encoding ATP-binding cassette domain-containing protein encodes MIIIKSLTLKYGKKTVIDNLSVQFDANKIHGIVGLNGAGKTTLLNAIFRIKKPAAGHIYWNEAEISRKQISMLPTEPFFYDNITGKEYLDIFQEPNFELNKWNALFKLPLKEITDTYSTGMKKKLALMAVIKQNKPIMILDEPFNGLDLETTRIVRSILLQMKLQGKTIIITSHVMETLTNLCDKLYHLSEKNILEQADKSNFDTFEQSLFQNIEERNKTAFNDLFGQSEHN; translated from the coding sequence ATGATTATCATTAAATCACTTACCCTGAAATACGGTAAAAAGACAGTTATAGATAACCTGTCTGTACAATTTGATGCAAATAAAATTCATGGCATAGTGGGCTTAAACGGAGCAGGTAAAACAACCCTCTTAAATGCCATATTCAGGATTAAAAAACCGGCTGCAGGGCATATTTATTGGAACGAAGCAGAAATTTCGCGCAAGCAAATCAGTATGCTGCCTACCGAACCGTTTTTTTATGACAATATTACCGGTAAAGAATACCTGGACATTTTTCAGGAGCCCAACTTTGAACTCAACAAGTGGAATGCTCTGTTTAAACTGCCATTAAAAGAAATTACTGACACCTATTCGACAGGCATGAAAAAAAAGCTGGCGCTTATGGCGGTAATAAAACAAAATAAACCCATCATGATTCTGGATGAACCTTTTAACGGGCTTGATCTGGAAACAACCAGAATTGTGAGGTCAATACTCCTGCAGATGAAGTTACAGGGAAAAACCATCATTATTACTTCGCATGTAATGGAAACACTTACAAATTTGTGTGACAAACTCTATCATTTAAGCGAAAAAAATATCCTGGAGCAAGCAGATAAAAGTAATTTTGATACATTTGAACAATCGCTTTTTCAAAACATTGAAGAGAGAAACAAAACAGCATTTAATGACCTATTCGGCCAGTCGGAACATAATTAG
- a CDS encoding C40 family peptidase: MTYSASRNIIRPLFTAVIIALTAFLLTSACGTANLYQKLDKKYEKAQYEKALKKANRSIQKNPADPTPLYFKSLLHTHYYSQSNNPEHLEQALTYLDRARRKKIPQYLKEDIQRLTDQLVETANNDISEIEDKAGPLTSQKIHELRQQLEQAPRIKLATAEIPQSNTTAKKVTPKELAGMRKTIVEEAQKHIGTSYRYGGTTTRGFDCSGFTGYVFAEAGINLPRTAAQQAVSGRKIREKKAQPGDLVFFTKNKSGGNVNHVAIILDTDNHGIKKVIHSTSRGVIIDERTDGSWKSYWLPRKKHIASYIAD, translated from the coding sequence ATGACCTATTCGGCCAGTCGGAACATAATTAGACCATTATTTACAGCAGTTATAATTGCTTTAACAGCATTTTTACTAACCTCTGCATGTGGTACGGCAAATCTTTATCAGAAACTCGATAAGAAGTACGAAAAGGCTCAATACGAAAAAGCGCTCAAAAAGGCCAATCGCAGCATCCAGAAAAATCCGGCCGACCCCACCCCACTCTATTTCAAATCACTGCTCCACACACACTATTACAGCCAATCGAACAACCCGGAACACCTGGAGCAAGCACTCACCTACCTCGACCGCGCAAGACGAAAAAAAATACCACAATACCTGAAAGAAGATATTCAGCGGTTAACCGATCAATTAGTCGAGACAGCCAATAACGATATTTCAGAAATAGAGGATAAGGCCGGACCACTGACCAGCCAGAAAATACACGAACTCAGGCAGCAACTCGAACAGGCTCCCCGCATAAAACTAGCCACGGCAGAAATACCCCAATCGAACACTACCGCTAAAAAAGTGACTCCTAAAGAGTTGGCAGGGATGCGGAAAACAATTGTAGAAGAAGCCCAGAAGCACATTGGCACATCCTACAGGTACGGAGGCACCACCACCCGGGGATTCGATTGCTCCGGTTTTACAGGCTATGTTTTTGCCGAAGCAGGTATTAATTTGCCCCGCACAGCTGCCCAGCAGGCTGTTTCAGGCAGAAAAATCAGAGAAAAAAAGGCCCAACCCGGCGATTTGGTTTTTTTCACAAAAAATAAATCAGGCGGTAATGTGAACCATGTAGCCATCATTCTCGATACCGATAACCATGGAATAAAAAAAGTTATACACAGCACAAGTCGCGGTGTTATTATCGATGAGCGTACAGATGGCTCCTGGAAAAGTTATTGGCTACCCCGCAAAAAACATATAGCCAGTTACATCGCCGATTAA